The Natranaerovirga hydrolytica genome includes the window CATTGCAAAAGTAGCTGGTGTTTCAGCCAGTACAGTTTCAAGAGTCATTAATAACAAAGAAAATATAAAAAAAGAAACAAGAGATAAAGTGAAACAAATACTTAGAGAGTACAATTATATTCCCAATGATCAAGCTAGAGGCTTGGTTACTCGTTCTACAAAATTAATTGGTATTTTGGTAGTGGATATTCGTAACGCCCATCATACAGATATAGCATTTGTTGTAGAAAAATTTTTGAGGAAAAAAGGGTACTGCTCCATCATTCTCAATGCAGGAGAAGATGAAAGTGAAATGTGTGAAGCCATAAGAATAATAGAGCAAAGAAGAGTGGATGGTGTGTTATTAATCGGTTCAATGTTTCAAAATAAAAGAGTTAAGACAGAAATTATTCAAAATCTATCTCACATACCGATTGTTATGGCCAATGGTTATATTGATCGTTCAAATGTCTATGGGGTTTTAGTAGATGAATATGAGGGGGTTAAAAAATGTGTGGATTTATTGTTTTCAAAAGGCAAAAACAATATTGCTTTCATTGCTAAAAGTACTACGCCTAGTAGTCAAGAAAAGATTAAAGGTTATATAGAAGGATTAAAAAAGCATAATTATTTAGAAAAAGACATAATCATTATAGAAACAAATAACACCTTAAAAGGTGGTTATAAAGCAACCCAAGAATTATTAATGGAAAAGAAACATATTGATGCCATTATATACTCAGAAGATATTATTGCAGTAGGGGGAATACAAGCAGTAAAGGATTTGGGATTATGTATTCCTAAAAAGGTTGCAATTATAGGAGTTGATAACACAATCTATGGTCAAATCATAAGTCCCAGTTTAACTTCTTTAGATAATAAAATGACAGATATGGCATTACAAGCTTCCAATATTCTTATTGATGACTTAGAAGGTATGAATCATCCAGAAAAAATCATGTTATTTTCAGAAATTGTGGAAAGAGAAACTACTTGAGAAAAAAGCAATCGATATTATTAATCAAAAAATAATAATATCTATATAGAATAAATAAATACTGTTTATCAATAAAAACTAGTAAATATGCATAAGTTAAAGAAG containing:
- a CDS encoding LacI family DNA-binding transcriptional regulator, yielding MTIYDIAKVAGVSASTVSRVINNKENIKKETRDKVKQILREYNYIPNDQARGLVTRSTKLIGILVVDIRNAHHTDIAFVVEKFLRKKGYCSIILNAGEDESEMCEAIRIIEQRRVDGVLLIGSMFQNKRVKTEIIQNLSHIPIVMANGYIDRSNVYGVLVDEYEGVKKCVDLLFSKGKNNIAFIAKSTTPSSQEKIKGYIEGLKKHNYLEKDIIIIETNNTLKGGYKATQELLMEKKHIDAIIYSEDIIAVGGIQAVKDLGLCIPKKVAIIGVDNTIYGQIISPSLTSLDNKMTDMALQASNILIDDLEGMNHPEKIMLFSEIVERETT